In the Quercus lobata isolate SW786 chromosome 5, ValleyOak3.0 Primary Assembly, whole genome shotgun sequence genome, one interval contains:
- the LOC115990113 gene encoding putative disease resistance RPP13-like protein 1 encodes MTEALVGGAILNATLRVLFHRLASREVLDFIRGRKVSDTLLKKLETSCLALNAVLNDAEEKEITNPAVKKWLDELKDDVYDAEDLLDEIATKVLQCQLEAKSKVHNFISTSFNWTGMKLESNIEKVLDRLESLVTQTNVIGLRAGVEGKSSQRVPTTSVLKETRIYGRDDDKEPIVNLLISNDAKTNDHPCVIHIVGMGGIGKTTLARLIYNDQRITKHFRLRYWVCVSEEFDVLKITKLILEAVTLQIYDTTDFNMIQTTLKESLIGKKFLLVLTGHSAHGQLLLDLLNEVAAIRAELAATRGASPPAPPLDQP; translated from the coding sequence atgactGAGGCCCTAGTGGGAGGAGCAATTCTGAATGCAACCCTTCGCGTGTTGTTTCACAGATTGGCATCTCGAGAGGTTCTGGACTTCATCCGGGGAAGAAAAGTCTCTGATACACTGCTAAAGAAGTTGGAGACTTCTTGTCTTGCCCTTAACGCAGTGCTCAATGATGCAGAGGAAAAAGAAATCACTAACCCAGCTGTGAAAAAGTGGCTTGATGAGCTCAAAGATGATGTCTATGATGCAGAGGACCTTTTGGATGAGATTGCTACTAAAGTTTTGCAGTGCCAGTTGGAAGCTAAGAGTAAGGTACATAATTTTATCTCTACTTCATTTAATTGGACTGGGATGAAACTAGAATCAAACATAGAAAAAGTCCTCGATAGGCTGGAATCTCTAGTTACACAAACAAATGTTATAGGCCTGAGAGCAGGTGTTGAAGGGAAATCTTCCCAAAGAGTTCCCACAACTTCTGTACTAAAAGAAACTAGAATTTATGGTAGGGATGATGATAAAGAGCCAATAGTCAACTTGTTAATCTCAAATGATGCAAAAACCAATGACCACCCCTGTGTGATTCACATAGTGGGCATGGGTGGGATTGGCAAGACCACCCTTGCTCGACTTATCTACAATGATCAAAGAATCACTAAACATTTTCGCCTTAGAtattgggtttgtgtttctgaAGAATTTGATGTGCTTAAGATCACAAAATTAATTCTTGAGGCTGTCACTTTACAAATATATGACACTACAGACTTTAATATGATTCAAACTACATTGAAGGAGAGTTTGATAGGAAAAaagtttttactagttcttACAGGTCATTCAGCACATGGACAGCTGCTCTTGGATTTGCTCAATGAGGTTGCTGCCATACGAGCTGAGCTTGCTGCCACTAGAGGTGCCTCTCCACCAGCTCCACCCTTGGATCAGCcatga
- the LOC115989557 gene encoding protein ACCELERATED CELL DEATH 6-like, protein MASKISSTPDEIPQRKVPMDDVTIDAGMKKDLPEVHVAKKPSVMPVPKFYLPPKPMGYMAQNGRRAGLQMSDSFDDDDEFDDDYSDDDEYFTATNMNPELFKALKGGNIAFIEKARDMESCHLFDTSPKLNTILHVAASSGHEKVVKVILETKGCQQLVMRKNSAGDLALHVAASAGHLPIVKLLLSASYQHLEESQCSFEPLKEQNKRGNTPLHLALINKYQEVTFKTKYNEVARFLVETEPVVTCSSINKENKSPLYMAAEAGDVELLEIMLNKFPCLQNVAGKSIVHPTISCAFTTKNIGILDTVLRKMPHLITNQDITGMTPLSHAASIGFLDGVQCLLEKASDCGYKMDLNGFFPIHTASKKGHIEVIEFFLKQYPDMSELLNQNGQNILHVAAVSGKAKAVAYMLKRDNLEMLINEKDNYGNTPLHLASKERHPKVVNILTWDKRVSLKSLNNIGRTALDVAGDYSTVEFPSFREQLTRQALRYAGAPRAPRSTMSKNMPIMMPPLKLHNEDKYKDRAGTLLLVATLVATVTFAAAFTVPGGYNGSGGVATFLEKQMFQVFVICNTIAMYSAIAVVVTLIWAQLGDLNLVIAAFKFAVPIFGLALTMVSVAFMVGNYLVLRNLNWLAYLVLIIGSFVHLTLLILFSPLCFPSSLHHRFLRYILYYPFCLLIKVTRSDTDDRKEE, encoded by the exons ATGGCAAGTAAAATCTCCAGCACCCCCGATGAGATCCCACAGAGAAAGGTGCCAATGGACGATGTTACCATTGATGCTGGAATGAAGAAAGATCTCCCGGAGGTTCATGTAGCTAAAAAGCCATCGGTGATGCCAGTGCCCAAATTTTACCTTCCTCCGAAACCAATGGGGTACATGGCACAAAACGGTAGGCGCGCTGGGTTGCAAATGTCCGattcttttgatgatgatgatgaatttgatgatgattatTCCGATGATGATGAGTACTTCACAGCTACAAACATGAATCCAGAATTGTTCAAGGCTTTAAAAGGTGGTAACATTGCTTTCATAGAAAAAGCACGAGATATGGAATCTTGTCACCTCTTCGACACAAGCCCCAAGTTAAATACAATCCTTCATGTTGCAGCAAGCTCGGGCCATGAGAAGGTTGTAAAAGTGATTCTCGAGACCAAAGGGTGCCAACAACTTGTCATGAGAAAGAACTCCGCTGGTGACCTTGCTCTGCATGTTGCTGCAAGTGCTGGGCATCTTCCTATAGTTAAACTTCTGCTTTCAGCATCATACCAGCATCTGGAGGAATCTCAATGTAGTTTCGAACCACTGAAGGAGCAAAACAAGAGAGGGAATACTCCACTGCACTTGGCCTTGATAAACAAGTACCAAGAGGTGACCTTCAAAACCAAGTACAATGAGGTGGCCAGATTCTTGGTTGAGACAGAACCAGTGGTGACCTGTTCTTCGATAAATAAGGAAAACAAGTCTCCTCTATATATGGCGGCCGAAGCAGGAGATGTTGAACTTTTGGAGATCATGTTGAATAAATTCCCTTGCCTGCAAAATGTGGCTGGCAAATCGATTGTGCACCCTACCATTTCTTGTGCCTTTACTACAAAGAACATAG GTATCCTAGATACTGTTTTGAGAAAAATGCCACATCTCATCACGAATCAAGATATTACAGGGATGACTCCCCTTTCCCATGCGGCAtcaataggattccttgacggGGTTCAGTGCTTATTAGAAAAAGCATCAGACTGCGGATATAAAATGGACCTGAATGGCTTTTTTCCAATTCACACAGCTTCCAAAAAAGGACATATCGAggtaattgaattttttctcaaacaaTATCCGGATATGAGTGAGTTGCTCAACCAAAACGGTCAGAACATTTTGCATGTAGCTGCTGTGAGTGGGAAAGCCAAAGCGGTAGCTTATATGCTCAAAAGAGATAACCTTGAAATGCTTATCAATGAAAAAGACAATTATGGAAACACTCCTTTGCATTTGGCCTCCAAGGAAAGGCATCCTAAGGTAGTGAATATTTTAACATGGGACAAAAGAGTAAGCTTGAAGTCGTTAAATAATATAGGCAGGACAGCTCTCGACGTTGCTGGTGACTATAGTACTGTGGAGTTTCCCTCATTTCGAGAG CAATTGACACGGCAAGCCTTGAGATATGCCGGCGCCCCACGAGCTCCTCGAAGCACTATGAGCAAGAACATGCCAATTATGATGCCTCCTTTGAAGCTACACAACGAAGACAAATACAAGGACAGAGCTGGCACTCTCTTGTTGGTTGCAACCCTCGTGGCTACTGTAACCTTTGCAGCGGCTTTCACCGTGCCCGGTGGTTACAACGGCTCTGGAGGTGTGGCAACTTTTCTAGAAAAGCAGATGTTCCAAGTGTTCGTAATTTGCAACACCATAGCTATGTATAGTGCCATTGCTGTTGTTGTCACTCTAATCTGGGCACAACTCGGTGATCTTAACTTGGTTATTGCTGCCTTTAAGTTCGCTGTGCCAATTTTTGGGTTAGCTCTAACAATGGTCTCCGTAGCATTCATGGTAGGTAATTATCTAGTATTAAGAAACCTCAACTGGCTTGCCTATCTAGTTTTAATCATTGGCTCATTCGTCCACCTTACTCTCTTGATACTATTTTCTCCACTTTGTTTTCCCAGTTCCTTACACCATCGTTTTCTTCGCTATATCCTTTACTACCCATTTTGCCTTTTGATAAAAGTTACTAGGAGTGACACTGATGATAGGAAAGAAGAATAA